A genome region from Paracoccus stylophorae includes the following:
- the cobS gene encoding cobaltochelatase subunit CobS has product MLDMNAKPTEDIDLREVFGLDSDMKIKGFAERSERVPEIDSTYKFDPDTTLAILAGFAYNRRVMIQGYHGTGKSTHIEQVAARLNWPCVRVNLDSHVSRIDLIGKDAIKLVDGKQVTVFHEGILPWALRNPTAIVFDEYDAGRADVMFVIQRVLETDGKLTLLDQNEVITPNPYFRLFATSNTVGLGDTTGLYHGTQQINQGQMDRWSLVATLNYLSHDAEAAIVLSKNPHYNNEKGRKIIGRMVTLADLTRTAFMQGDLSTVMSPRTVITWAQNARIFDNIGYAFRLTFLNKCDELERQTVAEFYQRLFDEELPESAASKAG; this is encoded by the coding sequence ATGCTGGACATGAACGCGAAACCCACCGAGGACATCGACCTGCGCGAGGTGTTCGGGCTGGACAGCGACATGAAGATCAAGGGCTTTGCCGAACGCAGCGAGCGCGTGCCGGAAATCGACAGCACCTACAAGTTCGATCCCGACACCACGCTGGCGATTCTGGCGGGCTTTGCCTATAACCGCCGGGTGATGATCCAGGGCTATCACGGCACCGGGAAATCCACCCATATCGAACAGGTGGCGGCGCGGCTGAACTGGCCCTGCGTGCGCGTGAACCTCGACAGCCATGTCAGCCGGATCGACCTGATCGGCAAGGACGCCATCAAGCTGGTCGACGGCAAGCAGGTCACGGTGTTCCACGAAGGCATCCTGCCCTGGGCGCTGCGCAACCCCACCGCCATCGTCTTCGACGAATACGACGCCGGGCGCGCGGACGTGATGTTCGTGATCCAGCGGGTTCTGGAAACCGACGGCAAGCTGACCCTGCTGGACCAGAACGAGGTGATCACCCCGAACCCGTATTTCCGGCTGTTCGCGACCTCGAACACGGTCGGTCTGGGCGACACGACGGGCCTCTATCACGGGACGCAGCAGATCAACCAGGGCCAGATGGACCGCTGGTCGCTGGTCGCGACGCTGAACTATCTGTCGCACGACGCCGAGGCGGCCATCGTCCTGTCCAAGAACCCCCATTACAACAACGAAAAGGGGCGCAAGATCATTGGCCGGATGGTGACGCTGGCCGATCTGACGCGCACGGCGTTCATGCAGGGCGATCTGTCCACCGTCATGTCGCCGCGCACGGTCATCACCTGGGCGCAGAACGCGCGCATCTTCGACAATATCGGCTATGCGTTCCGCCTGACCTTCCTGAACAAATGCGACGAGCTGGAACGTCAGACCGTGGCCGAGTTCTATCAGCGCCTGTTCGACGAGGAACTGCCCGAAAGTGCCGCGTCGAAGGCGGGGTGA
- a CDS encoding NAD-dependent epimerase/dehydratase family protein, producing MRIALTGASGIVGGFVLSAARRAGHDVTVLDRSGGYSLGDAPDLGGHDALIHCAFAHAPGRYRGGEGDNPDGFVTANLDGSIRLFDAAARWGVRRVLFLSSRAVHDGQPEGVSLTDDLPARPTTLYGQVKARAEDHLHSLDLRTTSIRATGIYGPGPRHKWLGLFGDYLAGRQVAPRAGTELHGDDLTRAMLMLLNRDDPPGTVNASDMIVDRHDLLAAVRDATGCPHPLPPRADISAIRVLRCDALAAMGWTPGGWQRLRAEIPAMLADVPADPQRPHR from the coding sequence ATGCGCATCGCGCTGACCGGGGCAAGTGGGATCGTCGGCGGGTTCGTGCTCAGCGCAGCGCGCCGCGCGGGACACGATGTCACGGTGCTGGACCGCAGCGGCGGGTATTCCCTTGGCGATGCGCCCGATCTTGGCGGGCACGATGCGCTGATCCATTGCGCCTTCGCCCATGCGCCCGGTCGTTATCGCGGCGGCGAGGGCGATAATCCGGACGGCTTTGTCACCGCAAATCTGGATGGCTCGATCCGGCTGTTCGATGCGGCGGCACGCTGGGGCGTCCGGCGGGTGCTGTTCCTGTCCTCGCGCGCGGTGCATGACGGACAGCCCGAGGGAGTTTCCCTGACCGACGATCTGCCCGCCCGGCCGACCACGCTTTACGGGCAGGTGAAGGCGCGGGCCGAGGATCATCTGCACTCGCTGGATCTCCGGACCACCTCGATCCGCGCGACCGGCATCTATGGTCCGGGTCCGCGCCACAAATGGCTGGGTCTGTTCGGCGACTATCTGGCCGGGCGGCAGGTCGCGCCGCGCGCCGGCACGGAACTGCATGGCGACGACCTGACCCGCGCGATGCTGATGCTGCTGAACCGCGACGATCCGCCGGGGACGGTGAACGCCTCGGACATGATCGTGGACCGGCACGACCTGCTGGCGGCGGTGCGGGACGCGACCGGCTGTCCGCACCCGCTGCCGCCGCGCGCCGACATCTCGGCCATCCGGGTTCTGCGCTGCGATGCGCTGGCCGCGATGGGCTGGACGCCGGGCGGCTGGCAAAGATTGCGCGCCGAGATTCCCGCGATGCTGGCGGATGTCCCCGCCGACCCTCAGCGGCCGCACAGATAG
- a CDS encoding anti-sigma factor has product MTDDTPLTPEEQDDALAAELALGLLEGDEAQDAVARLAEDPDFAQAVRDWQERLAGLAEGLTPVMAPARARQGIREKLGHGLAPLSDAPADGRRWWQRPIPALAGLAAVAAVALLLWMPAETPEPPTAGPDYQAQLVAEESDLRVAARLEGDEMEIALEQGAPPEGRDYEIWWIRPDGSAPISLGLVPHQGNARMTLPPELDPSEGIRIALTDEPAGGSPQGVATGPVVAIADLTRS; this is encoded by the coding sequence ATGACCGACGACACCCCCCTGACCCCGGAAGAACAGGACGACGCGCTGGCCGCGGAACTGGCGCTTGGCCTGCTCGAGGGCGACGAGGCGCAGGACGCCGTGGCGCGGCTGGCCGAGGACCCGGATTTCGCGCAGGCCGTGCGCGACTGGCAGGAACGGCTGGCCGGGCTGGCCGAGGGGCTGACCCCGGTGATGGCGCCCGCCCGGGCGCGGCAGGGCATCCGCGAAAAGCTGGGTCACGGCCTGGCCCCGCTCAGCGACGCGCCCGCCGACGGGCGGCGGTGGTGGCAACGCCCGATCCCGGCGCTGGCCGGGCTGGCGGCGGTCGCGGCGGTTGCGCTGCTGCTGTGGATGCCGGCCGAGACGCCGGAGCCGCCGACCGCCGGACCCGATTATCAGGCGCAGCTTGTCGCAGAGGAGTCTGACCTGCGCGTCGCCGCCCGGCTTGAGGGCGACGAGATGGAGATCGCGCTGGAACAGGGCGCGCCGCCCGAAGGTCGGGATTACGAAATCTGGTGGATCAGGCCGGATGGCAGTGCCCCCATCTCTCTGGGGCTGGTGCCGCATCAGGGCAACGCACGGATGACGCTGCCGCCGGAGCTGGACCCGTCCGAAGGGATCAGGATCGCGCTGACCGACGAGCCGGCGGGCGGATCGCCGCAGGGCGTCGCGACCGGCCCGGTGGTGGCCATCGCCGATCTCACGCGGTCGTGA
- a CDS encoding fasciclin domain-containing protein, giving the protein MMTALTAAAMTATLATGASAANTMVGGAEMLPDRNIVENAANSADHTTLVAAVTAAGLVDTLSGPGPFTVFAPTDAAFAMLPEAAVADLMKPENKDQLAQVLTCHVVAADAMSPAIGQMIMDDGGSHVVDTVGGCKLTATINPDNNALQLTDENGTVATVTIPDVDQSNGVIHVIDAVLMPQM; this is encoded by the coding sequence ATGATGACCGCTTTGACCGCCGCCGCCATGACCGCCACCCTGGCGACCGGCGCATCCGCCGCCAACACCATGGTCGGCGGGGCCGAGATGCTTCCCGACCGCAACATCGTCGAAAACGCCGCGAACTCGGCCGATCACACGACCCTGGTCGCGGCCGTCACGGCGGCTGGTCTGGTCGATACGCTGTCCGGGCCCGGTCCGTTCACCGTCTTCGCGCCGACCGATGCCGCCTTCGCGATGCTGCCCGAAGCCGCCGTCGCCGATCTGATGAAGCCCGAGAACAAGGATCAGCTGGCACAGGTCCTGACCTGCCACGTGGTTGCCGCCGACGCGATGTCGCCAGCCATCGGCCAGATGATCATGGATGACGGCGGCAGCCATGTCGTCGACACGGTGGGCGGCTGCAAGCTGACCGCGACGATCAATCCCGACAACAACGCCCTGCAACTGACCGACGAGAACGGGACGGTCGCGACCGTCACCATTCCCGATGTCGATCAGTCGAACGGCGTGATCCATGTGATCGACGCGGTGCTGATGCCGCAGATGTAG
- a CDS encoding sigma-70 family RNA polymerase sigma factor, which yields MQDARRLQLEEMIARTGMGDREAFDALYDATSAKLHAVCLSVLKSRPDAEETLQEVYIKVWQNAARYASNGLSPMTWLITIARNRAIDRLRARSSRPATAPSEAASQIPSSAPGPESATIRAQERRLLDECLSQLADQQAGAVRAVYLEGVTYADLAQREGKPINTVRSWLRRSLLRLKDCVSQ from the coding sequence GTGCAGGACGCCCGCAGACTGCAACTGGAAGAAATGATCGCGCGCACCGGAATGGGCGACCGCGAAGCCTTCGATGCGTTGTATGACGCCACCTCGGCCAAGCTGCATGCCGTGTGCCTGTCGGTCCTGAAAAGCCGCCCCGACGCCGAGGAGACGCTGCAAGAGGTCTATATCAAGGTGTGGCAGAATGCCGCCCGCTATGCCTCGAACGGGCTGTCGCCGATGACCTGGCTGATCACCATCGCGCGCAACCGGGCCATCGACCGGCTGCGGGCGCGCAGTTCGCGACCCGCCACCGCCCCGTCCGAGGCCGCGTCGCAGATCCCGTCCTCGGCCCCCGGTCCCGAATCGGCGACGATCCGCGCGCAGGAACGCCGGCTTCTGGACGAATGCCTGTCCCAGCTTGCCGACCAGCAGGCGGGCGCGGTGCGCGCCGTCTATCTGGAAGGCGTGACCTATGCCGATCTGGCGCAGCGCGAGGGCAAGCCGATCAACACCGTCCGCAGCTGGCTGCGCCGCAGCCTTCTGCGCCTGAAGGACTGTGTAAGCCAATGA
- a CDS encoding FAD-binding oxidoreductase, giving the protein MTLPPDAAAQLQDLLGSRLSVSTADRDHHAQSESFHRAPPPDAVAWPESADEVAAIVRICADAGLPVIPWGAGTSLEGHALATQGGVTVDLGRMNRVVEIRAEDMQVTVQPGITREALNTELRATGLFFPVDPGANASLGGMAATRCSGTTAVRYGTMRDNVLGLQVVLADGRIIRTGTRAAKSSAGYDLTGLFVGSEGTLGIVTELTLRLHGQPEEVAAAVCAFDSLEHAVECVSATIQSGIPMARIEFVDAVTARAFNLHSGSDMRESPHLMVEFHGSPGAVREDAERFGEIAAEFGAQGFDWATTAEDRNRLWRMRHGAYHACIALRPGATGVVTDVCVPMSHLPAAVAAAAADIRESGLIGPIVGHVGDGNFHAQILVEPGNQTEIATAKAIALRMAERALKVGGTITGEHGIGIGKRALMADEHGQAWQVMGAIKTALDPQNIMNPGKLVPDRN; this is encoded by the coding sequence ATGACACTGCCCCCCGACGCAGCCGCGCAGCTGCAAGACCTGCTTGGGTCCCGCCTGTCCGTATCCACCGCCGACCGCGATCACCACGCGCAGTCCGAAAGCTTTCACCGCGCGCCGCCGCCCGACGCGGTGGCATGGCCTGAATCCGCCGATGAGGTCGCGGCCATCGTGCGCATCTGCGCCGATGCCGGCCTGCCGGTGATCCCGTGGGGGGCCGGAACCTCGCTTGAGGGGCACGCGCTGGCCACGCAAGGCGGCGTGACGGTCGATCTGGGGCGCATGAACCGGGTGGTCGAAATCCGGGCCGAGGACATGCAGGTCACCGTCCAGCCCGGCATCACGCGCGAGGCGCTGAACACCGAACTGCGCGCGACGGGGCTGTTCTTTCCGGTCGATCCGGGCGCGAATGCCAGCCTGGGCGGCATGGCCGCGACGCGGTGCAGCGGCACGACGGCGGTGCGTTACGGCACGATGCGCGACAACGTGCTGGGCTTGCAGGTGGTGCTGGCGGACGGACGCATCATCCGCACCGGCACCCGCGCGGCGAAATCCAGCGCCGGATACGATCTGACCGGGCTGTTCGTCGGGTCGGAAGGCACGTTGGGCATCGTCACCGAACTGACCCTGCGCCTGCACGGCCAGCCCGAGGAGGTCGCGGCCGCCGTCTGCGCCTTCGACAGCCTGGAACACGCCGTCGAATGCGTCAGCGCCACGATCCAGTCCGGCATCCCGATGGCGCGCATCGAATTCGTCGATGCCGTCACCGCCCGCGCCTTCAACCTTCATTCCGGCAGCGACATGCGCGAATCGCCGCATCTGATGGTGGAATTCCACGGCTCGCCCGGCGCGGTGCGCGAGGATGCGGAACGGTTTGGCGAGATTGCGGCCGAATTCGGCGCGCAGGGATTCGATTGGGCGACCACGGCCGAGGATCGCAACCGGCTGTGGCGGATGCGTCACGGCGCCTATCACGCCTGCATCGCGTTGCGCCCCGGCGCGACGGGCGTCGTCACCGATGTCTGCGTGCCGATGTCGCATCTGCCGGCGGCTGTCGCGGCGGCGGCGGCCGATATCCGCGAATCGGGGTTGATCGGCCCCATCGTCGGCCATGTGGGCGACGGCAATTTCCACGCCCAGATTCTGGTCGAGCCCGGCAACCAAACCGAGATCGCCACCGCCAAGGCCATTGCCCTGCGCATGGCCGAACGGGCGCTGAAGGTCGGCGGAACCATCACCGGCGAACATGGCATCGGCATCGGCAAACGCGCGCTGATGGCCGACGAACACGGCCAGGCGTGGCAGGTGATGGGGGCGATCAAGACCGCGCTGGACCCGCAGAACATCATGAATCCGGGCAAGCTGGTCCCGGACCGGAACTGA
- a CDS encoding glycosyltransferase, producing MDTTPISRPRRDEAQNRPAPLPEGLRPETAARTDRAYVTLVSNPDYLPGAEALLRSLRLTGTGADLVVLHRGLQPAHLARLRAGGARLIQADLLPTSEQFDRTHARDALHRRAAFTRGGKPDFHTPLDNFVKLRLWQLDYRRCVFIDADAVVLRPVDKLFEMPEFCAAPNVYDGLDGFHRMNSGVFTARPDLRTYRDMLARLDRPGVFWRRTDQTFLQHYFPDWQGLSIHHNMLQYVWFNMPELWSWEDIRILHFQYEKPWQDHDKVAMLRPLIDLWRAIAAGHPMPDLAAQVRPAA from the coding sequence ATGGACACCACCCCGATCTCTCGGCCGCGCCGTGACGAGGCGCAGAACCGGCCCGCCCCCCTGCCCGAGGGTCTGAGGCCCGAGACGGCGGCCCGCACGGATCGCGCCTATGTCACCCTGGTCAGCAACCCCGATTACCTGCCGGGCGCCGAGGCGCTGTTGCGGTCGCTGCGCCTGACCGGCACCGGCGCCGATCTGGTGGTGCTGCACCGCGGACTGCAGCCCGCCCATCTGGCACGGTTGCGCGCGGGCGGCGCGCGCCTGATCCAGGCCGACCTGCTTCCCACCTCGGAACAGTTCGACCGCACCCATGCCCGCGATGCGCTGCACCGGCGCGCAGCCTTCACCCGCGGCGGCAAGCCCGATTTCCACACGCCGCTGGACAATTTCGTCAAGCTGCGGCTGTGGCAGCTGGATTACCGGCGATGCGTGTTCATCGACGCCGACGCGGTCGTGCTGCGGCCGGTGGACAAGCTGTTCGAGATGCCCGAATTCTGCGCCGCGCCCAATGTCTATGACGGGCTGGACGGATTTCACCGGATGAATTCGGGCGTGTTCACGGCCCGGCCCGACCTGCGGACCTATCGCGACATGCTGGCGCGGCTGGACCGGCCCGGCGTGTTCTGGCGGCGCACCGACCAGACCTTTCTTCAGCACTATTTCCCCGACTGGCAGGGTCTGTCGATCCATCACAACATGTTGCAATATGTCTGGTTCAACATGCCCGAGCTATGGAGCTGGGAAGACATCCGCATCCTGCATTTCCAGTATGAAAAGCCCTGGCAGGACCATGACAAGGTGGCGATGCTGCGTCCGCTGATCGATCTGTGGCGCGCGATCGCCGCCGGTCATCCGATGCCCGATCTTGCCGCCCAGGTGCGTCCCGCAGCCTGA
- a CDS encoding chloride channel protein produces MTDSQSPDQSDTAPRPDKRLFTVIQLSGLAICIGIVTGLGAIALRYLIAVVHNLLFLGQVSLDYNAHVATPPGPFGPLVILAPVIGGVVVLWLVRNYAPEARGTGMAAVMEAIYYRGGRIRPRVVIVKSLASALSIGSGASVGREGPIIQIGSGIGSVLGSRFNLRSWQIITLVSAGAGAGIAATFNTPLGAVLFAVELMLPEISARTLIPVVIATGTATYVGRLAFGMAPAFMVAAHERPDVFVPLSVDMLPLYILFGLVTGVAAAGFVRGLYRIEDLFEDWPANPYLKNAAGMLSLGILMYVLLLTTGMYHTAGVGYATIEAILTAQLTAPAFLLLLFVLKFLATSVSIGAGASGGIFSPSLFLGAALGGAFGATLDLMFPHLGFHSVTFALIGMACIVGASTGGALTAIIMLFEMTGDYTITVAAIIAVVVALGVRRRLSPDDIYTLRLNRRGQRIPRETRAHMFAIRQLKDLMSPAVGVLERAQLGEHGLVDTLLGETKEYAVVTEGRNVVGVVRVHPEDPARRHGPLIGPVGYAKESSFLQAAMTNMADRDHAALLIIPDGTMPGPEKVIGVLTRDSIAAAVLRDYRS; encoded by the coding sequence ATGACAGACAGCCAGTCGCCAGATCAGTCCGACACGGCCCCCCGCCCCGACAAGCGGCTTTTTACGGTGATCCAGCTTTCGGGGCTGGCCATCTGCATCGGCATCGTCACCGGTCTGGGCGCGATCGCGCTGCGCTATCTGATCGCGGTGGTCCACAACCTGCTGTTTCTGGGACAGGTTTCGCTGGACTATAACGCCCATGTCGCGACCCCGCCCGGCCCGTTCGGGCCGTTGGTCATTCTGGCGCCGGTGATCGGCGGCGTCGTCGTCTTGTGGCTGGTGCGCAACTACGCCCCCGAGGCGCGGGGCACCGGCATGGCGGCGGTGATGGAGGCGATCTATTACCGCGGCGGCCGCATCCGGCCGCGGGTGGTGATCGTCAAGTCGCTGGCCTCGGCGCTGTCGATCGGATCGGGCGCCTCGGTCGGGCGCGAGGGGCCGATCATCCAGATCGGATCGGGCATCGGGTCGGTTCTGGGCAGTCGTTTCAACCTGCGCAGCTGGCAGATCATCACGCTGGTGTCGGCGGGCGCGGGGGCGGGCATCGCCGCGACCTTCAACACACCCCTGGGGGCAGTGCTCTTCGCCGTCGAACTGATGCTGCCCGAAATCAGCGCCCGGACCCTGATCCCGGTCGTCATCGCCACCGGGACGGCCACCTATGTCGGACGTCTGGCCTTCGGCATGGCCCCGGCCTTCATGGTCGCGGCGCATGAACGGCCCGATGTGTTCGTGCCGCTGTCGGTGGACATGCTGCCGCTGTATATCCTGTTTGGCCTTGTCACCGGCGTCGCCGCCGCAGGCTTTGTGCGCGGCCTTTACCGGATCGAGGATCTGTTCGAGGACTGGCCGGCCAATCCCTATCTGAAGAACGCCGCCGGGATGCTGTCGCTTGGCATCCTGATGTATGTGCTGCTGCTGACCACCGGCATGTATCACACCGCCGGCGTCGGCTATGCCACGATCGAGGCGATCCTGACCGCGCAGCTGACCGCGCCCGCCTTTCTGCTGCTGCTGTTCGTGCTGAAATTCCTGGCCACCTCGGTCAGCATCGGCGCGGGCGCGTCGGGCGGGATCTTTTCGCCCTCGCTGTTTCTGGGCGCGGCCCTGGGCGGGGCGTTCGGCGCGACGCTGGATCTGATGTTTCCGCATCTGGGGTTCCATTCGGTCACCTTCGCGCTGATCGGGATGGCCTGCATCGTCGGCGCCTCGACCGGCGGGGCGCTGACCGCGATCATCATGCTGTTCGAGATGACCGGCGACTATACCATCACCGTGGCGGCGATCATCGCGGTGGTGGTGGCCCTGGGCGTGCGCCGGCGGCTGTCGCCCGACGACATCTATACGCTGCGGCTGAACCGTCGCGGCCAGCGCATCCCGCGCGAGACGCGGGCCCACATGTTCGCCATCCGGCAGCTGAAGGACCTGATGTCGCCCGCCGTCGGCGTGCTGGAACGCGCGCAGTTGGGCGAACACGGTCTGGTCGACACGCTTCTGGGCGAGACCAAGGAATATGCCGTCGTCACCGAAGGTCGCAACGTCGTCGGCGTCGTCCGCGTCCACCCCGAGGACCCGGCCCGTCGTCACGGCCCGCTGATCGGGCCGGTGGGCTATGCCAAGGAAAGCAGCTTCCTGCAGGCCGCGATGACCAATATGGCCGACCGCGATCATGCCGCGCTGCTGATCATTCCCGACGGCACCATGCCCGGACCCGAGAAGGTGATCGGAGTCCTGACCCGCGATTCGATCGCCGCCGCCGTCCTGCGCGATTATCGCAGCTGA
- the cobT gene encoding cobaltochelatase subunit CobT, whose translation MNKSDNPADPFKKALTEATRALADEHELNVTFSADPSGVAGDTMRLPQISRRMGRDEIMTARGTADALAMRMRHHDAGTHARFAPSGPMARELYEAFETARCEALGARDMPGALTNIDAKIGADADKKGYAQITQPSDAPLSVAAGYLLRQAATGRALPAGAQHVADLWRPFVEQQAGDALENVNEVLGDQAAFARMARQLISDLGYGDQLGNDPDEPEEDEADENAEQDEEAGDDQSRDQDEDETADSSPERSQEQQQDERQAQVSMDDQSDEELADEAQMPEAETPPDTPPPVSEASPDYKVFSQAWDEEIRADDLADPAELERLRAYLDKQLEPLRGAVSRLANKLQRRLQAQQNRSWEFDKEEGVLDAGRLARVVANPTTPLSFKVEKDMEFRDTVVTLLIDNSGSMRGRPISIAAICADVLARTLERCSVKVEILGFTTRAWKGGQAREAWLQAGRPAQPGRLNDLRHIIYKPADAPWRRVRPNLGLMMKEGLLKENIDGEALEWAHRRLVRRTEARKILMVISDGAPVDDSTLSVNPANYLEKHLRDVIAMVERKRAVELLAIGIGHDVTRYYERAVTITDAEQLAGAITEQLAALFDSDPRKRARVLGMAAMRRA comes from the coding sequence ATGAACAAGTCCGACAATCCCGCCGATCCCTTCAAGAAGGCCCTGACCGAGGCCACCCGCGCGCTGGCCGACGAACATGAGCTGAACGTGACCTTCAGCGCCGACCCCTCGGGCGTGGCCGGCGATACGATGCGGCTGCCGCAGATCAGCCGGCGCATGGGCCGCGACGAGATCATGACCGCGCGCGGCACGGCGGATGCGCTGGCGATGCGGATGCGCCATCATGACGCGGGGACGCACGCCAGATTCGCGCCCTCGGGTCCGATGGCGCGCGAACTTTACGAGGCGTTCGAGACGGCGCGCTGCGAGGCGTTGGGCGCCCGCGACATGCCCGGTGCGCTGACCAATATCGACGCCAAGATCGGCGCGGATGCCGACAAGAAGGGCTATGCGCAGATCACCCAGCCCTCGGACGCGCCGCTGTCGGTGGCGGCGGGCTATCTGCTGCGGCAGGCGGCGACGGGGCGGGCGCTGCCTGCGGGCGCGCAGCATGTCGCCGATCTGTGGCGCCCCTTTGTGGAACAGCAGGCCGGCGATGCGCTGGAGAATGTCAACGAGGTTCTGGGCGATCAGGCGGCCTTCGCGCGCATGGCGCGCCAGTTGATCAGCGATCTGGGTTACGGCGACCAGTTGGGCAACGATCCCGACGAACCCGAAGAGGACGAGGCTGACGAGAACGCCGAACAGGACGAAGAGGCGGGCGACGACCAGTCCCGCGATCAGGACGAGGACGAAACCGCCGACAGCTCGCCCGAACGCAGCCAGGAACAGCAGCAGGACGAACGTCAGGCCCAGGTCAGCATGGACGACCAGTCCGACGAGGAACTGGCCGACGAGGCCCAGATGCCCGAGGCCGAGACCCCGCCCGACACGCCGCCCCCGGTCAGCGAGGCGTCGCCCGACTACAAGGTGTTCAGCCAGGCCTGGGACGAGGAGATCCGCGCCGACGATCTGGCCGACCCGGCCGAGCTGGAACGGCTGCGCGCCTATCTGGACAAGCAGCTGGAACCGTTGCGCGGCGCGGTCAGCCGGCTGGCCAACAAGTTGCAGCGCCGCCTGCAGGCGCAGCAGAACCGAAGCTGGGAATTCGACAAGGAAGAAGGCGTGCTGGATGCCGGCCGGCTGGCCCGCGTGGTGGCGAACCCGACGACGCCGCTGTCCTTCAAGGTCGAAAAGGACATGGAGTTCCGCGATACGGTCGTCACGCTGCTGATCGACAATTCCGGGTCGATGCGCGGCCGGCCGATCAGCATCGCCGCGATCTGCGCCGACGTGCTGGCGCGGACGCTGGAACGGTGCAGCGTCAAGGTCGAGATCCTGGGCTTTACCACCCGCGCCTGGAAGGGCGGACAGGCGCGCGAGGCGTGGTTGCAGGCGGGACGGCCCGCCCAGCCCGGCCGCCTGAACGATCTGCGCCACATCATCTACAAGCCCGCCGACGCGCCGTGGCGGCGGGTGCGGCCCAATCTGGGGCTGATGATGAAGGAAGGGCTGCTGAAAGAGAATATCGACGGCGAGGCGCTGGAATGGGCGCATCGGCGGCTGGTGCGCCGGACCGAGGCGCGCAAGATCCTGATGGTCATTTCGGACGGTGCGCCGGTTGACGATTCCACGCTGTCGGTCAATCCGGCGAACTATCTGGAAAAACATCTGCGCGACGTGATCGCGATGGTCGAACGCAAGCGGGCGGTCGAATTGCTGGCCATCGGCATCGGCCACGACGTGACGCGATATTACGAACGCGCGGTAACGATCACCGATGCCGAACAGCTGGCCGGCGCGATCACCGAACAGCTGGCCGCGCTGTTCGACAGCGATCCGCGCAAGCGGGCGCGGGTACTGGGCATGGCGGCGATGCGGCGGGCGTGA
- a CDS encoding DUF808 domain-containing protein — MSGLIALLDDVAAISKVAAASLDDVAGQAARAGAKAAGALIDDAAVTPKYVHGFDASRELPIVWKIARGSIFNKLVILLPVALLLSAFAPWLITPLLMIGGSYLCFEGAEKVAHVFVGSDKHDSEKHTHPHGPGAALEERRVAGAIKTDFILSAEIMTIALSTIPVNDSLWMKGAILFIVAIGITVTVYGAVALIVKADDVGVYLATEHDGAVARLGRGIVKVMPGLMRTLTIVGTAAMLWVGGNIVVHGLADLGWPSIYDWIHHIAVGVADIAARFHRTVAWIVTAFFDGVLGLMLGLALIPVVGFLINPAIGAVKQAIGKSDAP, encoded by the coding sequence ATGAGCGGACTGATTGCGCTTCTGGACGACGTGGCGGCGATTTCCAAGGTTGCGGCCGCGTCGCTTGACGATGTCGCGGGACAGGCCGCAAGGGCCGGCGCGAAGGCTGCGGGGGCGCTGATCGACGATGCGGCGGTGACGCCGAAATATGTCCACGGCTTCGATGCCAGCCGCGAATTGCCGATCGTCTGGAAGATCGCCCGAGGCTCGATCTTCAACAAGCTGGTGATCCTGTTGCCGGTCGCGCTGCTGCTGTCGGCGTTTGCGCCGTGGCTGATCACGCCGCTGCTGATGATCGGCGGCAGCTACCTGTGTTTCGAGGGGGCCGAGAAGGTTGCCCATGTCTTCGTCGGCTCGGACAAGCACGACAGCGAAAAGCACACCCATCCGCACGGTCCCGGCGCCGCGCTGGAGGAACGTCGCGTCGCCGGCGCGATCAAGACCGACTTCATCCTGTCGGCCGAGATCATGACCATCGCCCTGTCCACGATCCCTGTAAACGACTCGCTGTGGATGAAGGGCGCGATCCTGTTCATCGTCGCCATCGGCATCACCGTCACCGTCTATGGCGCGGTAGCGCTGATCGTGAAGGCGGACGATGTCGGCGTGTATCTGGCGACGGAACATGACGGGGCGGTGGCCCGGCTGGGGCGCGGAATCGTCAAGGTGATGCCGGGCCTGATGCGCACGCTGACCATCGTCGGCACCGCCGCGATGCTGTGGGTGGGCGGCAACATCGTCGTGCACGGGCTGGCCGATCTGGGCTGGCCGTCGATCTATGACTGGATCCACCATATCGCAGTGGGGGTCGCGGACATCGCCGCGCGTTTCCATCGGACGGTCGCGTGGATCGTCACCGCGTTCTTCGACGGCGTTCTGGGCCTGATGCTGGGTCTGGCCCTGATCCCGGTGGTCGGCTTCCTGATCAACCCGGCCATCGGCGCCGTCAAACAGGCCATCGGCAAGTCGGATGCACCCTGA